One segment of Triticum aestivum cultivar Chinese Spring chromosome 2A, IWGSC CS RefSeq v2.1, whole genome shotgun sequence DNA contains the following:
- the LOC123187605 gene encoding 4-alpha-glucanotransferase DPE2, whose protein sequence is MAKVTLIFKLPYYTEWGQSLVIAGSAPALGSWNVKQGLALSPVHEGNALVWCGQVSVPAVFTCEYSYHVVDDHKNVLRREAGEKKKLVVPEGVKDGDVVEVRDWWQDASEALFLRSAFKNVIFSTTDNAKRQLQPPSLSKTLDPEDIVVQFIISCPRLAAGSTVVVTGSNLAVGNWKAQNGLKLNYVGDSIWKAYCVLRKSEFPVKYKYCQVSEAGVSSLEFGPNREVDVDLSSPKPSRHILLSDGSLREAPWRGAGVAVPMFSIRSNEDLGVGEFPDLKLLVDWAVNSGFHLVQLLPINDTSVNKMWWDSYPYSSLSVFALHPLYLRVQALSDAIPADVKEEISKAKKELDKKDVDYEAALATKLRIAQKIFNLEKDKVLNSAPFKQFLSENEEWLKPYAAFCFLRDFFDTSDHSQWGRFSQFSKEKLDKLVAADALHHDIIRFHYYVQYHLFTQLSDAATYARKNKVILKGDLPIGVDRNSVDTWVNPTLFRMNTATGAPPDYFAKSGQNWGFPTYNWEEMSKDNYGWWRARLTQLSKFFTAYRIDHILGFFRIWELPEHAATGLCGKFRPSIPLSQEELLGDGIWDFDRMSRPYIRQDMLEEKFGSLWTVVASNFLHEYQKHCYEFKEECNTEKKIITKIKTSPEKSLWLEKEDSIQRGLFDLLQNIVLIRDPEDSTKYYPRFNLEDTSSFRDLDEHSKNVLRRLYHDYYFVRQENLWRQNALKTLPVLLDCSDMLACGEDLGLIPACVHPVMLELALIGLRIQRMPSEPGLEFDIPSKYSYMTVCAPSCHDCSTLRAWWEGDEGTRSRFYKTVIGSDKEAPSRCTPEVVNFILQQHFDAPSMWAIFPLQDLLALKDKYTARPAAEETINDPTNPRHYWRFRLHVSLESILEDKDIQASIKNLVTSSGRSFPGNKTDKA, encoded by the exons ATGGCGAAAGTGACCCTCATCTTCAAGCTACCGTACTACACGGAATGGGGGCAGAGCCTCGTCATCGCcggctccgcgccggcgctcggctcCTGGAACGTCAAGCAGGGGCTGGCCCTGAGCCCGGTCCACGAGGGGAACGCGCTGGTCTGGTGTGGCCAGGTTTCAGTCCCCGCTGTCTTCACCTGTGAGTACAGCTACCATGTGGTGGACGACCACAAGAACGTTCTCAGACGGGAGGCCGGGGAGAAGAAGAAGCTAGTGGTGCCGGAGGGCGTCAAGGACGGCGACGTCGTCGAGGTCCGCGACTGGTGGCAG GATGCTTCTGAAGCTCTTTTCCTCCGGAGTGCGTTCAAGAACGTCATTTTCAGCACAACTGATAATGCTAAAAGGCAACTGCAGCCTCCTTCCCTCAGCAAAACTTTGGATcctgaag ATATTGTCGTGCAATTTATTATCAGTTGTCCTCGGCTAGCAGCTGGCTCTACT GTTGTCGTCACAGGAAGTAACCTCGCGGTAGGAAATTGGAAAGCTCAAAATGGCCTCAAGCTCAACTATGTTGGAGATTCCATTTGGAAAGCCTACTGTGTGTTGCGGAAGTCTGAGTTCCCAGTAAA ATATAAGTACTGTCAAGTTAGTGAAGCAGGAGTCTCTTCATTGGAGTTTGGCCCAAACAGAGAGGTTGATGTGGATTTATCATCACCCAAGCCATCCAGACACATCTTATTATCTGATGGCTCCCTCCGG GAAGCACCATGGAGGGGTGCTGGTGTTGCCGTACCGATGTTCTCAATCAGGTCAAATGAGGATCTTGGTGTTGGAGAATTCCCAGATCTTAAACTTCTTGTTGACTGGGCAGTCAATTCGGGTTTTCATCTTGTTCAGCTCCTTCCTATCAATGATACTTCTGTTAACAAGATGTGGTGGGATTCATATCCATATAG CTCACTCTCCGTATTTGCGTTGCACCCCTTGTACCTGAGAGTGCAGGCGCTTTCAGATGCTATTCCAGCAGATGTTAAG GAAGAGATTTCGAAGGCAAAGAAGGAGTTGGACAAAAAG GACGTCGACTATGAGGCAGCGTTGGCCACGAAACTCAGAATTGCCCAAAAAATATTTAATCTAGAAAAGGACAAAGTGCTAAATTCAGCTCCGTTCAAGCAGTTCTTATCTGAAAATGAG GAATGGTTGAAGCCATATGCTGCATTTTGCTTTCTTCGGGATTTCTTCGATACATCAGATCACAGCCAGTGGGGTCGGTTTTCTCAGTTTTCCAAGGAGAAG CTTGACAAGCTAGTCGCAGCAGATGCTTTGCACCACGATATTATACGCTTCCACTACTATGTCCAATATCATCTATTTACACAA TTATCAGATGCAGctacatatgcaaggaagaacaaggtTATTCTGAAAGGAGATTTACCTATTGGTGTTGATAGGAACAGCGTGGATACTTGGGTAAACCCTACATTATTTCGCATGAATACCGCTACTGGTGCACCTCCAGATTACTTTGCCAAAAGTGGACAAAATTGGGGTTTTCCTACATATAACTGGGAGGAGATGTCAAAGGATAATTATGGGTGGTGGCGAGCTCGTCTGACACAG CTATCAAAATTCTTCACAGCGTATAGGATAGACCATATTTTGGGTTTCTTTAGGATCTGGGAGCTTCCAGAACATGCTGCCACAGGTCTCTGTGGAAAATTTAGACCTTCAATTCCTCTTAGTCAG GAGGAGCTTCTAGGTGATGGTATCTGGGATTTTGATCGGATGAGCCGCCCATATATTCGTCAGGACATGCTGGAG GAGAAGTTTGGATCTCTTTGGACAGTTGTTGCATCCAACTTTCTGCACGAGTATCAGAAACACTGCTACGAG TTCAAAGAGGAATGCAACACCGAGAAAAAGATTATTACAAAGATTAAAACCAGTCCCGAAAAATCACTCTGGCTGGAGAAAGAAGACAGTATTCAGCGTGGTCTGTTCGATCTTCTACAG AATATAGTCCTCATCAGAGATCCTGAGGACTCCACAAAGTACTATCCCCGTTTTAACCTGGAGGATACTTCAAGTTTTAGGGACTTAGATGAACATAG CAAAAATGTCCTTAGAAGATTATACCATGACTATTATTTCGTTCGCCAAGAAAATCTTTGGCGACAAAATGCACTGAAGACTCTACCTGTTCTATTGGACTGTTCGGATATGTTGGCATGCGGGGAAGATCTTGGCCTTATCCCTGCTTGTGTTCACCCT GTTATGCTAGAACTCGCGTTGATTGGATTGCGTATCCAGAGAATGCCTAGTGAACCAGGCTTGGAATTTGATATTCCGTCCAAGTACAGCTATATGACG GTTTGTGCTCCCTCATGTCATGATTGCTCCACATTACGTGCTTGGTGGGAAGGAGATGAAGGGACAAGAAGTCGTTTTTACAAGACTGTAATTGGCAGCGACAAAGAGGCCCCATCTCGTTGCACCCCAGAAGTAGTAAACTTCATTCTTCAGCAGCATTTCGATGCACCGTCAATGTGGGCAATCTTTCCGCTACAG GATCTGCTCGCTCTGAAAGACAAATACACCGCAAGACCAGCAGCGGAAGAAACAATCAACGATCCCACTAACCCGAGGCATTATTGGAGATTCC GCCTACATGTGTCACTGGAGTCCATACTGGAGGACAAGGACATCCAGGCGAGCATCAAGAACCTCGTCACAAGCAGCGGGAGGTCATTCCCTGGCAACAAAACGGACAAGGCCTAG
- the LOC123187606 gene encoding tyrosine-specific transport protein has translation MAAAALQCCPLLSSPPASSILPPSSVRTPAVSRTGEARTRRLQRCRCSQSAEGRSPGSSPPQLERLFSNVNQATMKHEPGSITGSVFLVAGTTVGAGILAIPAVTQEAGFLASAVTCVFCWTYMVVTGLLVAEVNVNTMCELGSGSVSLVSMAKRTLGTAGVRTVCFSYLFIHYALLVAYVARSSEILTNSLGIPLWESATLFSLAFGGLCYFGSQRVIGAVNGFLVFSIIASFTLLVVVASGNIQWSSLLETNFAAAPQSIPIISLSFVYQNVVPVLCTNLEGDLSKVRKAIVLGTAIPLALFLVWDAVILGTIPGFAESGAITDPLQQLRSSNGTVGPIVEAFSFLAIGTSYIGFVLGLTDFIADLLKLPSGQNKPLTYLVTLFPPLVLSLLDPEIFFKALDFAGTYGVLVLFGVFPAAMSWSERYSNDLEAPISPIVPGGKLTLSFVMGGALLVIFSEVFKDIMQLQGLH, from the exons ATGGCAGCAGCCGCTCTCCAGTGCTGCCCTCTGCTGAGCTCACCGCCGGCATCATCCATCTTGCCGCCTTCCTCTGTAAGAACACCGGCGGTTAGCAGGACAGGGGAGGCCAGGACGAGGAGGCTGCAGCGATGCCGCTGTTCCCAGTCTGCCGAGGGGCGATCGCCGGGTAGCTCGCCACCGCAGCTGGAGCGCCTCTTCTCCAATGTCAACCAGGCCACCATGAAGCACGAGCCTG GGAGTATCACCGGTTCCGTCTTCCTTGTGGCCGGCACAACG GTCGGGGCAGGTATCCTCGCGATCCCTGCCGTCACACAAGAAGCTGGATTCTTGGCCTCAGCAGTCACATGCGTTTTCTGCTGGACATATATG GTTGTAACAGGGCTGTTAGTTGCTGAAGTAAATGTCAATACAATGTGTGAACTAGGATCTGGAAGTGTCTCGCTG GTTTCAATGGCCAAGCGCACTCTAGGGACAGCTGGAGTAAGAACAGTTTG CTTTTCATATTTGTTTATACATTATGCACTTCTTGTTGCGTATGTGGCACGCTCTTCAGAGATCTTAACGAACTCACTGGGCATTCCATT ATGGGAGAGTGCCACCCTGTTTTCACTGGCTTTTGGTGGACTATGTTACTTCGGAAG TCAGCGAGTCATTGGTGCCGTGAATGGTTTTTTGGTGTTCAGTATCATAGCATCCTTCACACTTCTTGTG GTGGTGGCAAGTGGAAACATACAGTGGAGTTCTCTTCTCGAAACGAATTTTGCTGCTGCTCCCCAAAGTATACCAATAATTTCTCTTTCATTTGTATATCAG AATGTAGTTCCTGTTCTCTGCACAAATTTGGAGGGAGACCTGTCAAAAGTAAG GAAGGCCATTGTATTAGGTACTGCCATACCCCTTGCTCTGTTTCTCGTATGGGATGCTGTCATCCTGGGGACAATCCCGGGGTTTGCAGAAAGTGGGGCTATTACTGATCCGCTACAACAACTTAGGTCAAGCAATGGTACAGTGGGG CCTATTGTTGAGGCATTCTCATTTCTGGCAATAGGCACATCATACATCGGATTTGTTCTGGGACTCACAGACTTCATCGCAGACT TGCTCAAACTACCAAGTGGACAGAACAAACCTCTGACATACCTTGTAACTTTGTTCCCTCCGCTTGTTCTGTCACTGCTTGATCCAGAGATATTTTTCAAGGCATTGGACTTTGCAGGAACTTATGGAG TTCTAGTACTCTTTGGAGTTTTCCCTGCAGCTATGTCTTGGTCAGAGAGATACTCAAATGACTTGGAAGCTCCTATATCCCCTATAGTCCCAGGAGGAAAATTAACCCTCTCATTTGTTATGGGGGGTGCCTTGCTTGTAATATTTTCAGAGGTTTTCAAGGACATAATGCAGTTACAAGGACTACATTGA
- the LOC123184820 gene encoding quinone-oxidoreductase QR2 — MQTTVHTRSSQINNLQGSNSPYKYGSLPAFLLHQLPTLQEEAKQFPNQISFSQQSSAASRSAMATKIYIVYYSTWGHVATLAEEIKKGADTVPGVEVTVWRVPETLPEEVLGKMHAAPGREDHPVITASQLAEADGILFGFPTRFGMMAAQMKAFFDSTGGLWQEGSLAGKPAGIFLATGTQGGGQETTALTAITQLTHHGMLFVPVGYTHGAGMFAMDEVKGGSPYGSGTFAGKDGGRTPSDAELALAAHQGKYFAGIAKKLNAV, encoded by the exons ATGCAGACTACAGTACATACAAGGTCGTCTCAAATTAACAATCTTCAAGGCTCCAATTCCCCCTACAAATACGGGAGCCTGCCCGCCTTCTTGCTTCACCAGCTACCTACACTGCAAGAGGAAGCAAAGCAATTTCCAAACCAAATCAGTTTTTCACAGCAGAGTTCTGCAGCTAGCCGATCGGCAATGGCGACCAAGATCTACATCGT GTACTACTCGACATGGGGACACGTCGCCACGCTCGCGGAGGAGATCAAGAAAGGCGCCGACACCGTCCCCGGTGTCGAGGTCACCGTCTGGCGGGTGCCGGAGACGCTGCCGGAGGAGGTGCTGGGGAAGATGCACGCGGCGCCGGGGCGCGAGGACCACCCAGTTATAACGGCGTCCCAGCTGGCCGAGGCCGACGGCATCCTGTTCGGCTTCCCGACGCGGTTCGGCATGATGGCGGCGCAGATGAAAGCCTTCTTTGACTCCACCGGCGGCCTCTGGCAGGAGGGCTCCCTCGCCGGCAAGCCTGCGGGCATCTTCCTCGCCACAGGTACGCAGGGTGGCGGCCAGGAGACCACGGCCCTCACGGCCATCACGCAGCTGACGCACCACGGCATGCTCTTCGTGCCCGTCGGCTACACGCACGGCGCCGGCATGTTCGCCATGGACGAGGTCAAGGGCGGCAGCCCGTACGGATCCGGCACCTTCGCCGGCAAAGATGGCGGCAGGACGCCCAGCGACGCCGAGCTCGCCTTGGCGGCGCACCAGGGGAAGTACTTCGCCGGCATCGCCAAGAAGCTCAACGCCGTCTGA